The Fibrobacter sp. UWP2 DNA window AAAAGAGCATGAAACTACTTGACAATGAAGCGCTAATAGCCTAGATTTACACCAGTTGGAGACCTGGATTTTCAACTAAAAAAGGGACAAATTCGCGCCACAAGGCGTTCACGGTAATGTCGAGGCCACCCAGCGGGGCGGCAAAGGTAGCGTCGAACAGGTCACCGGCGGTGACGGTGCGGACAGAGGCTTCGTCCTTTTGATCGGCGGTGACGTCTTCGACAAAGTCCCAGCGCTTGTTGAATGCATAGCCGACGGACACACCGAAGCCCTTGGTTGCGATACCGAAGGTGGCGTGGCCGAGGTTTGCCTGGTTATCGAAAACGATGAACTTGGTGAGTCCTTCGCCGAAGGAGACCGCGGCGTAAGAGTTCGTGGGTTCTAGGTAGACGAGCTTCGAGCCGGCCATGTTGTACGGGGATGCGATGTTGTCGGCGATGGTGGATGCTGCGGCCTGGTTGCCGACGTTGTTGTAGGCCCTGCCACGGACAACGTCAAAGTTGGCGGCGTTGGTGTCGACCGGCTGTTCGATCTTGGCTTCTTCTACGGGAGCCGGAGCGGGTTCGGCAACAGGAGCAGGGGCCGGAGCCGGTTGAGCGACTTCTTGTGCCGGTTGGGCTTCTTCTGCAGGGGCTTCGGCAACTGTTGCTTCTTCTGCAGAGGTTTCGGCTTCGGGTGCAGTAGCATCTTGTGCCATGGCAGATGCAAAAGCAAAAGCCGAGGCTAGAGTTACAAGTTTAATATTCATTTGGTTTCCTTTTTTGGTTAGTAAACACTGAAAATATAGTTCCATGAACGCAATTTGTCTACAAAGTGACGAAAAACTTACAAATTGGAATAGTCAAAGAAAAAAAATAATAGTTATATTGCGTAGAGATATATATTCTCTTATAAGAGGGAATGTTTTGCGATATTTAAGCACGATTCATTTTTTCTTGTTTGCATGTGTGGTGGTTCTTGTTGCTGGATGCAACGAGGATGGTGTTCCCGTGCAAAAAGAGGTCGCAAAAAAAGTTGAAAAAATTCAGCCGATTCCCATGGTCTTTAAAATGAGCGTCGAAGCGGAGCCCGAGGTCGAGTCCTCGTCCGAGGACTTGTCCAGCTCCGAGGAAACCTCTTCTTCGTCCGAGCGCAGGGTCCCTAGGCGCACGACGCCACGACAAGCGCGTTTGTCGTCCTCTTCGGAGGCCATTTCTTCTGAAGCGGCTTCGTCGTCGGAGGCGCCCCAGTTTTGCAAGAGCGTGCCCCGCGGAACCATGTGTGACCTTCGTGACGGGCAAATTTACAGGACTGTGATTATCGGTTCACAGGTTTGGATGGCGCAGAACCTGAATTTTAACGCCGAGGGTAGCTGGTGCTACAACAACCGCGAGGACCTTTGCAAAACCTACGGCAGGCTTTACCAGTGGACGTCTGCCCTTGATTTGGGATCCGAGTTCTTGAATACGGATGCCTCCCAAAGCGTCAAACCCAAGCACCAGGGTGTTTGCCCCGAGGGCTGGCGTGTCCCGAACTCCCGTGACATGAAGCAACTGGCGGACCACGTGACGCGGCATAACCAAAAGAATTCCAAAAAAGAGAATGTGGGCACTAGCCTCAAGGCGGCCACCGGCTGGAAAAAGAGCGAAGAGAGCGCCGACGGCACGAACCTCTTTGGATTTAACGCGCTCCCCACGGGCAGCCGCAAGGCCAATGGCATCTTTACCGAGATCATGGAAGACGCCGGTTTTTGGGTGACCGAGGAAACGGGGGACGGCATTCGCGCCCGTTACTGGGACCTGTACTACGCGAACGACGACTTCTGGGGCAGCTACAGCAACCTCAAGACGGTGGGCTACGCGCTCCGCTGTATAAAGAACTGAATTAACTGATAGGTAATGCAAAAAAAAACGAACCCGTGAGGGCTCGTTTTTAATATTTAGGGGCTCAGTGCTTGGCGCGCCCCCGGTTGGTCTTCAACCTGGTTACTTCTTGGGCTCGATGACTGACACGACCGCTCGCG harbors:
- a CDS encoding fibrobacter succinogenes major paralogous domain-containing protein, with the protein product MCDLRDGQIYRTVIIGSQVWMAQNLNFNAEGSWCYNNREDLCKTYGRLYQWTSALDLGSEFLNTDASQSVKPKHQGVCPEGWRVPNSRDMKQLADHVTRHNQKNSKKENVGTSLKAATGWKKSEESADGTNLFGFNALPTGSRKANGIFTEIMEDAGFWVTEETGDGIRARYWDLYYANDDFWGSYSNLKTVGYALRCIKN